A DNA window from Solanum lycopersicum chromosome 3, SLM_r2.1 contains the following coding sequences:
- the LOC101248359 gene encoding uncharacterized protein: MADINVNSVLTSGEDMAEKALSKRYEGLVAVRTKAIKGKGAWYWAHLEPVLIQNPETNHPKAVKLKCTLCDAAFSASNPSRTATEHLKRGTCPNFGAVLRPISQLPPLASPTSQNNHRKRSSPQTGTCSNSQQFGVVNTSPRFCGEMGYSPLQTAQAIATHTGLNQQHLMLSGGKEDLDALAMLEDSVKRLKSLKSSPGPALNKDQVDSAFNLLADWFYESCGTVTLSSLEHPKFKAFLNQVGLPQVSRKDFVGEKLDSKFDEARVESEARIRDAAFFQVSSDGWGRDICKYGEDTVIKFIINLPNGTNVFHKAVYKGGLVPSEYAEEVLRETIKGLCGNVVQRCVGIVGDKYKSKALRNLELQNHWMVNLSCQLHGFISLLKDFGRELPLFKIVTDNCLKIANLFNSKSQIRNHFRKFRSHGVELAGLIRVPSADCNLSKNYGPVIAMLEDILSYARILQLIVLDDSYKVSCIEDPVAKEVAEMIQDVGFWNDVEAVHSLVKLIKEMTDDIEVQRPLVGQCLLLWEELRAKVKDWCAKFSVAEGPIEKIIDTRFKKNYHPAWSAAFVLDPLYLVRDASGKYLPPFKRLTHDQEKDIDKLITRLVPREEAPTALMELMKWRSEGLDPLYAQAVQVKQRDPVTGRMKIANPQSSRLVWETCLKEFKSLGKVAVRLLFLQATSCGFKCNWSFMRWVSLQGQSRVGMDRAQRMIFIAAHAKLEKRDFSSDEEKDAEMLTTANGEDDMFNEVFVDAPSV; the protein is encoded by the coding sequence atgGCTGACATCAATGTTAACTCAGTGTTGACTTCGGGGGAAGATATGGCGGAGAAAGCATTGAGCAAGAGATATGAAGGGTTAGTTGCTGTCCGTACAAAAGCTATAAAAGGGAAAGGAGCTTGGTACTGGGCTCATCTGGAGCCTGTTTTGATTCAAAACCCGGAAACGAATCATCCAAAAGCAGTGAAACTTAAGTGCACTTTGTGTGATGCTGCGTTTTCGGCTTCAAATCCGTCACGGACTGCTACAGAGCATCTAAAAAGAGGTACTTGTCCCAATTTTGGCGCTGTTTTGAGGCCCATTTCACAGTTACCCCCTTTAGCTTCACCTACTTCGCAGAATAATCATCGTAAGAGAAGTTCACCACAAACTGGTACTTGTTCAAATTCGCAACAATTTGGAGTGGTGAACACTTCTCCGCGATTCTGCGGCGAAATGGGATATTCACCACTCCAAACAGCTCAAGCAATTGCTACACATACGGGTTTGAATCAACAACATTTGATGTTGTCGGGTGGGAAAGAGGATTTGGATGCTTTAGCTATGTTGGAAGATAGTGTGAAGAGGcttaaaagtttgaaaagttCACCTGGTCCAGCTTTGAATAAGGACCAGGTTGATTCAGCTTTCAATTTGCTGGCTGATTGGTTTTATGAGTCTTGTGGGACTGTGACACTTTCGAGTCTCGAGCATCCAAAATTCAAGGCTTTCCTTAACCAAGTAGGCTTGCCTCAGGTGTCAAGAAAGGATTTTGTAGGAGAAAAACTTGATTCTAAGTTTGATGAAGCAAGAGTGGAGTCCGAAGCTAGGATTCGCGATGCAGCATTTTTTCAAGTTTCTTCAGATGGATGGGGGAGGGATATTTGTAAGTATGGGGAAGATACTGTgattaaatttatcataaatcttCCTAACGGTACTAATGTATTTCATAAGGCAGTGTATAAGGGCGGATTGGTGCCATCGGAGTATGCAGAGGAAGTTTTACGGGAAACTATTAAAGGGTTGTGTGGTAATGTTGTTCAAAGATGTGTGGGAATAGTTGGAGACAAGTATAAAAGTAAGGCATTGAGGAATTTGGAGTTACAAAATCATTGGATGGTGAATCTTTCATGCCAACTTCATGGATTTATTAGTTTGTTGAAGGACTTTGGTAGAGAACTTCCACTTTTTAAAATCGTTACTGATAATTGCTTAAAAATTGCAAATCTTTTCAATAGCAAGTCCCAAATCAGAAATCATTTTAGGAAATTCAGGTCGCACGGTGTTGAGCTTGCAGGGTTGATTAGAGTTCCTTCAGCTGACTGCAATCTGTCTAAGAACTATGGTCCTGTTATTGCAATGTTGGAGGATATACTAAGTTATGCTCGAATACTGCAGTTAATAGTGCTGGATGATTCCTATAAGGTCTCATGCATAGAGGATCCTGTTGCTAAAGAAGTTGCTGAAATGATACAGGATGTAGGGTTTTGGAACGATGTGGAGGCTGTTCATTCTCTAGTGAAGCTGATCAAGGAGATGACTGATGATATTGAGGTCCAGAGACCCTTAGTTGGTCAGTGTCTTCTTCTTTGGGAGGAGTTGAGAGCTAAAGTAAAGGACTGGTGTGCCAAATTTAGCGTTGCTGAGGGACCTATTGAGAAGATAATCGATACACGGTTCAAGAAAAACTATCACCCTGCATGGTCAGCTGCATTTGTACTTGATCCTTTATACTTAGTGAGGGATGCAAGTGGGAAGTATCTTCCACCATTTAAACGTCTCACACATGATCAAGAGAAGGACATAGACAAGCTAATAACACGGCTAGTACCACGGGAGGAAGCTCCCACTGCACTAATGGAGCTTATGAAATGGAGATCAGAAGGGCTCGACCCACTGTACGCTCAGGCTGTTCAAGTAAAGCAGCGAGATCCTGTAACAGGACGAATGAAAATTGCAAATCCTCAGAGTAGCAGGCTTGTATGGGAAACTTGCCTGAAAGAGTTCAAGTCGCTGGGGAAGGTCGCTGTTAGGCTTCTCTTCCTTCAGGCAACCTCATGTGGATTCAAATGTAATTGGTCCTTTATGAGATGGGTTTCTCTGCAAGGGCAATCGAGGGTTGGCATGGATAGAGCTCAAAGGATGATCTTCATTGCAGCTCACGCAAAACTTGAGAAACGGGATTTTTCCAGTGATGAGGAGAAGGATGCTGAGATGCTTACTACAGCAAATGGTGAGGATGACATGTTCAATGAAGTCTTTGTAGACGCACCCtcagtttaa
- the FKBP15-3 gene encoding peptidyl-prolyl cis-trans isomerase FKBP53, protein MAFWGVELKSGKPFTHNFEKERGRLHISQATLGSGSSNKKCIVQCKVGDKEPIYLCSLLPEKLETCPLNLEFEEDDDVTFSVVGSHSVHLSGFFYGESEDCCGDEHGSDYEEGASETDSASDDSFEFNYDTEDEDGSTDDDDFSMYPPSPIPNSGVRIEEILEDEKPADENGTSKKPKKKKNHSNGIDDSERQIVVKGNTESPLMESEDEDGFPISAPSENKTKSVRSQKSDGTKDQDTGEEAGEKKGLKKRLRDDTGKDNDQQGKDNAKQNKKNKKKKVVDGEELDHEDVLKRSANPEHVEGNDEAFSVGKTEDGQKPTNEKDTEKKKKKKKNKKNQQDGKAVTEVEKDKKNESQEENAGTKPSHARTFGNGLVIEELAMGKPDGKKASPGKKVGVRYIGKLKKNGKIFDSNIGKRPFEFRLGIGQVIKGWDVGVNGMRVGDKRRITIPPAMGYGAKGAGRDIPPNSWLVFDVELVNVN, encoded by the exons ATGGCGTTCTGGG GAGTTGAATTGAAGTCTGGTAAACCGTTCACTCACAATTTCGAAAAAGAGAGGGGAAGACTTCACATCTCACAG GCAACATTAGGCTCAGGCTCGTCAAACAAAAAATGCATAGTTCAATGCAAAGTAGGTGATAAGGAGCCTATTTACTTGTGTTCGTTATTGCCAGAAAAACTGGAGACATGCCCGTTGAATCTCGAGTTTGAGGAGGATGATGATGTTACCTTCTCAGTTGTTGGTTCTCACAGTGTTCATCTCTCTGGTTTCTTTTATGGAGAGAGTGAGGATTGCTGTGGTGATGAACATGGATC TGACTATGAGGAAGGTGCTTCTGAGACTGATAGTGCATCTGATGATTCGTTCGAATTCAATTATGACACAGAAGATGAAGATGGCTCaactgatgatgatgattttagCATGTACCCACCTTCCCCTATTCCTAACAGTGGAG TGAGAATTGAAGAGATACTGGAGGACGAAAAGCCTGCAGATGAAAATGGTACATCCAAaaagccaaagaagaagaaaaatcactCAAATGGGATTGATGACTCAGAGCGCCAGATAGTTGTGAAGGGTAATACTGAAAGTCCTCTGATGGAGAGTGAAGATGAGGATGGCTTTCCGATATCTGCTCCCTCTGAAAACAAAACTAAATCTGTTAGATCTCAAAAGTCAGATGGAACTAAAGATCAGGATACAGGTGAGGAAGCAGGTGAGAAGAAAGGCTTAAAAAAGAGACTTCGTGATGATACTGGCAAAGACAATGATCAGCAAGG AAAAGACAACGctaagcaaaataaaaagaataagaagaaaaaggtaGTGGATGGGGAGGAATTGGATCATGAGGATGTTTTAAAGAGAAGTGCCAATCCAGAGCATGTAGAGGGCAATGATGAGGCATTTTCAGTAGGTAAAACTGAAGATGGTCAGAAACCAACTAATGAGAA GGATacagagaaaaagaagaaaaagaaaaagaacaagaaaaatcaACAGGATGGCAAAGCTGTTACTGAGGTTGAAAAAGATAAGAAGAATGAATCACAGGAAGAGAATGCAGGGACTAAGCCTTCTCATGCGAGGACATTTGGAAATGGATTGGTCATAGAGGAGCTGGCTATGGGCAAGCCAGATGGGAAAAAAGCTTCCCCTGGAAAGAAG GTTGGTGTACGTTATATTGGCAAGCTGAAGAAGAATGGCAAAATATTCGATTCCAATATTGGGAAAAGACCTTTTGAATTTCGCTTAG GTATTGGTCAAGTTATAAAGGGTTGGGATGTTGGTGTAAATG GCATGCGCGTTGGTGACAAAAGAAGGATCACAATCCCACCAGCCATGGG TTATGGGGCTAAAGGCGCTGGTCGTGACATACCACCCAATTCATGGCTGGTATTTGACGTTGAGCTGGTAAACGTTAATTGA